The genomic segment AGCCTTCATTTCCCATGTCACGCGAACATCGAAAACAGCTCAGGCCCGGCGAGAATTTTTTTTGGAAGCGTTCAGGATTCCAAAAGCGCTCGGCGCGCGCTCATTCGCGCGCCGCGACGACCGTCACCCAGTAGCGGGTCAGGTACTCGACGTCGACGGGCAGCGTCTCGCGCAGCGTGTCGAGGATGCGGTCGGTGTCGTCGAGCGGGTACGTGCCCGACACGCGCAGGTTCGCGACCGCCGCGCCGCAACGCACGCGGCCTGGGCGGTAGCGCTCGACCTCGGCCAGCAGGTCGGCGAGGCGCAGGTTCGATGCGACGAGAATGCCGTCCGCCCACGCGCCCGCGTCGCCTCCGATCGCGCGCGGCGGCCCGGCGAGCGCGTCGCGCGTGAAGTCCGCGCGCTGCCCCGCAGAGATCAACGGCGGTTCGCCCGCCGCGCGCAGCGGCGCGATCCGCACCGCGCCGTCGAACACGTCGACGCGCGTCGCGTCGCCGCGCTCGCGCACCGAGAAGCGCGTGCCGACCGGGCGCACGTCGCCGTGCGCGGTCGCGATCACGAGCGGACGGGCGACCGCGCGCGCCGCATCGTGGCCGCTCGTCACCATGATCTCGCCGCGCAACAGGCGCACGCCGCGCGTCGTGTCGTCGAAACGGATGTCGATCGCGGTGTCGGTGTCGAGGACGACCGTCGTGCCGTCCGCGAGCGCGATCGTGCGCCGCTCGCCGACGGCCGTGCGCACGTCCGCGCCCCACGCGCGCCACGGCGCGTATGCGCCGCCCGTCCAGGCGGCGCCGCCCGCGAACAGCAGCGCCGCGAGCGCCTTGACCGCCGCGCGCCGTCCGCGCGAGCGCGGCGGCAGCAGCGCGGCGCGGGCGGCCTGCGCGCTCAGCGTATCGGCGACATGGCCGAGCCGCCCGTTGACGGCCTCGATGTGCCGCCACGCGGCGTCGTGCGCCGGATGCTCGGCGCGCCAGCGCGCGAGACGCGCGCGCATCGCGTCGGTCGCGTGGCCCGAGCCGAGCTCGACCCACCATTCGACCGCGCGGCGCGCGACGGGCGCGGGCACCGCGGGCGGGCCGCCGGCCGGCTTCGCGCCGCTCATGCGGCGATCGCGAAGTAGCACTGCGCGCCCGCCTTCACCAGGTAGCGCTTGACGGTCGCGAGCGACACGCGCAGTTCGGCCGCGATCTGCGCGTGCGTCATCCCGTCGAGCTGCGCGAGCAGGTACGCGCGCCTGACCGCGGCGGGCAGCCCGTCGAGCCTCCGGTCGATCTCCACGAGCGTCTCGAACAGGATCGCGCGCGTCTCCGGCGACGGCGCGACCGCCTCCGGCAACTGCGCGAGCGCGTCGAGATACGCGCGCTCGAGCCGCTCGCGCCGCCAGTGGTTGTACAGCACGCGCTGCGCGACGGTCGTCAGGAACGCGCGCGGCTCGGCCGCGCCGATCGGCTCGTCGCGCGCGAGCAGGCGGATGAACGTGTCGTGAACGAGATCGGCCGCGCGCTCGCCGCAGCCGAGCTTCTTCGACAGCCAGCCGTGCAGCCAGCCGCGATGACCGGAGTAGAGCGCAGCGATCTCCCGCTGCAGGTGCAGAGTGTTGGCCGGCATGGACGTGATCCCCCCGGACCATCGCGCCGGGATGCTGTTTTGTAAATGCGAATGATTATTATATACAAATTTGTAACCGGACGGTGAACGAGACGACCCGGTCTGTGGGGCCGTCGCGACGCTTCGGTGCTGCAACGCCAACTCCAGCCGGAAGCCGACGACGACACGTCATTCCGGCGCCCGTGCAGCGGTCGCGCGGCGCAGGCGCTGCGCGAGGCGGATGGCCCGGCCGGATCGTGCTGATCGACGCGGAACCGCATCGCCGTACGAGCGGCCGCCGCTGTCGAAAGCGGTGCTGACGGGCGAGCGCGGCGCTGGACAGTGCGGCTTGCGCCCGCTCGCCGCGTGGCGCGACGACCGCATCGGGCATGTCGTCGCGACGGTCGCGCGGATCGATCCGTCGGCGCCGAGATCCACTTCCATTTCGATGTGAACGAGCGGCTCGTTGCCATGAGCGGCTTCGGCCCGGCGGCCGGATTCGCGAAGGAGATGAAGCTCGCGCGGATGATCGTCGAGCGCGGCGACGCGTTCGCGCCGGACCGGCTCGCCGATCCGGCCGTCAGGTTGAAGGCGTTGTTGTGACGGGCGCACCGGCCTCGATCGCCGGCAAAAGCCGGCTTGCGACCGTCCCGCAAAAGACCGGCTCGACGGAGCCGGTCAGGACCACGCCGCTGCGCCCGTCCCACTGCACCGTCACCGCGCCCCCGTCGCATTCGACGTCGACGGTGTCGTCCAGCAGGCCGCGCCGAATCCCGCCGACCGCCGCGCCGCACGAGCAGGAACCCGATCCGAGCGGGATGCCGCCGCCGCGCTCCCAGATGCGCAGGCGAATGCGGCCGCGGTCGATCACCTGGACGAAGTGCACGTTCGTCCTGTTGCGGAACAGCGGATCGGCTTCGATCCTGGGCCCGATGGCCGCCACGTCGACGGCGGCCAGATCGCTGACGAAGAACGTGCAATGCGGATTGCCCATGCTGCACGCGGTCGGACTGCCGGGAAGCGGCAACGCGTTCGTGTCTGCCGGCTCGGCGAGCGGGATGTCGCGCCAGCCGAGCAGCGGCTTGCCCATGTCGACCGACACGCGTTGCGCCGCGTCCCGCGCGCAGGTCAGCAAGCCTCGGCGGGTGCTCAGCACGACCGACGAGGTCCCCGCCTCGCGCATCAGCATGTCCGCCACGCCGCGCGTGGCGCTGCCGCAGGTGTCGAGAGCCGTGCCGTTCGCATTCCAGAACTGCACGCGCGCGGTCGCATCGTCGCAGTCGAGCACGACGGCGAGCTGATTGAAGCCGATGCCGCGATTGCGGTCGCCGAGGCGCCGGGCGATTTCGCTCGTGATCGGATCGATCCCGCCGCGCGCGTCGATCACGACGAAGTCGTCACCGTGCGCGTGCATCTTGGCAAATCGTATTGTCACGCGATGTCCCGTTTTCGATCGATTGGTCTTCCAACGGCGGTCTCGGCGCCGATCGCCCGATTCTCGCCCATCATGCCGATTCCGCAGCCGATTCTACGTGAATCCGCGAATGCGCCTCGTCAGACGAGGGACCGCTCCGTGCGTGCCGCCGCTTGCCGCCGCTTCGCCTCGCGGCCGACGGCACGCCCGTCAGCGCGCCCGAAACCGCGTCGGCGCGCGCGTTGACGAGGCACGGCAAGCCCCGCCCGCACCCGCGCCGAGGAACGACGCGGCGGGCCATTTCCGGCGATGCGGCGCGGCGGTTCCTCGGGCCCGCCGCCCCGCTCCGTCACGGCCTCGCGACGTGCCACATGCCGCCGAAGCCGTCGCCGTTGTGCTGGCCGGGCTTCGTATCGCCG from the Burkholderia humptydooensis genome contains:
- a CDS encoding FecR domain-containing protein — translated: MSGAKPAGGPPAVPAPVARRAVEWWVELGSGHATDAMRARLARWRAEHPAHDAAWRHIEAVNGRLGHVADTLSAQAARAALLPPRSRGRRAAVKALAALLFAGGAAWTGGAYAPWRAWGADVRTAVGERRTIALADGTTVVLDTDTAIDIRFDDTTRGVRLLRGEIMVTSGHDAARAVARPLVIATAHGDVRPVGTRFSVRERGDATRVDVFDGAVRIAPLRAAGEPPLISAGQRADFTRDALAGPPRAIGGDAGAWADGILVASNLRLADLLAEVERYRPGRVRCGAAVANLRVSGTYPLDDTDRILDTLRETLPVDVEYLTRYWVTVVAARE
- a CDS encoding sigma-70 family RNA polymerase sigma factor codes for the protein MPANTLHLQREIAALYSGHRGWLHGWLSKKLGCGERAADLVHDTFIRLLARDEPIGAAEPRAFLTTVAQRVLYNHWRRERLERAYLDALAQLPEAVAPSPETRAILFETLVEIDRRLDGLPAAVRRAYLLAQLDGMTHAQIAAELRVSLATVKRYLVKAGAQCYFAIAA
- the dapF gene encoding diaminopimelate epimerase, which produces MTIRFAKMHAHGDDFVVIDARGGIDPITSEIARRLGDRNRGIGFNQLAVVLDCDDATARVQFWNANGTALDTCGSATRGVADMLMREAGTSSVVLSTRRGLLTCARDAAQRVSVDMGKPLLGWRDIPLAEPADTNALPLPGSPTACSMGNPHCTFFVSDLAAVDVAAIGPRIEADPLFRNRTNVHFVQVIDRGRIRLRIWERGGGIPLGSGSCSCGAAVGGIRRGLLDDTVDVECDGGAVTVQWDGRSGVVLTGSVEPVFCGTVASRLLPAIEAGAPVTTTPST